The following are from one region of the Vidua chalybeata isolate OUT-0048 chromosome 12, bVidCha1 merged haplotype, whole genome shotgun sequence genome:
- the LOC128794133 gene encoding uncharacterized protein LOC128794133, translating to MALALRLFLLLLLAVALPARAAQAAPLQVRGADWDVDMAYLDAPLDDSLDLLENAGGPPRWKETDIGDKKSLEAAKHLDQMLSDLERRRVMDQISQWKEAHPGGSSGSVPTSAPGRKAMPGTGTGTGEVLGKSHKNAQNPPSTPRVFCPQDVRKSCMIGTVVTLFTVPLSMVVCCVGFRWWKEKKDAAAAAPASWPRSRDSPSPPGSPETVGFGSSQTWPPQQQLSKKAEHQHSVPPPRPPSPAVKRKPPEIPPPPPLPSPPPWSS from the exons ATGGCCCTTGCTCTAcgcctcttcctcctgctcctcctggccgtggccctgcctgccagggctgcccaggctgctccgtTGCAAGTGCGGGGAGCAG ATTGGGATGTTGACATGGCTTATCTGGATGCCCCATTGGACGACAGCTTGGACCTCTTGGAGAATGCTGGAG GTCCTCCTAGATGGAAGGAAACAGACATAGGAGACAAGAAATCCCTGGAGGCAGCGAAACATCTAGACCAGATGCTAAGTGATCTGGAGAGACgccgtg TGATGGACCAAATATCTCAGTGGAAGGAGGCACAtcctggaggaagcagtggctCAGTGCCAACCTCTGCTCCAGGAAGGAAGGCGATGCCAGGCAcgggcacaggcacaggag AAGTGCTTGGCAAGTCACATAAAAACGCTCAGAATCCACCGAGTACCCCAAGAGTTTTCTGCCCCCAGGATGTGCGCAAATCTTGCATGATAGGCACAGTAGTGACACTGTTCACTGTGCCACTTTCTATGGTCGTGTGCTGTGTTGGTTTCCGGTggtggaaggaaaagaaaga TGCCGCTGCCGCAGCTCCAGCATCCTGGCCGAGAAGCCGTGACTCTCCCTCGCCCCCAGGGAGCCCAGAGACCGTCGGGTTTGGCAGCTCCCAGACGTGGCCTCCACAGCAGCAGTTGTCCAAGAAAGCAGAGCACCAGCACTCCGTGCCTCCGCCACGGCCCCCCAGCCCGGCCGTGAAGCGGAAGCCTCCCGAGATCcccccacctcctcccctcccgaGCCCCCCGCCCTGGTCCAGCTAG
- the LOC128794129 gene encoding uncharacterized protein LOC128794129 isoform X4: MALALRLFLLLLLAVALPARAAQAAPLQVRGADEHARKASPAAWLHADFQPLKPPAGVSAGKTFQAPFRVAAHKPSSHRRVMEGEAVLKAEFPGGSSGSLAASVAGREAMPGTVTGAWDHGLHHLERLANHGLSVLELGEAKRDDEDHLASQPISITEPLGDAEGVSAGRTFPGPLVDVAHKPSSHRRDAAGTSAHADKTWKSMRRVFCWGTPCLVKLMATVLGAALCLIICSVGIWYCWKRKWSFCPSSEDKPNNSGKENLTRVPSSSLLSPSALPQLQHPLEPFPKLTPPQRDPLPLSPLVLFPSYD; the protein is encoded by the exons ATGGCCCTTGCTCTAcgcctcttcctcctgctcctcctggccgtggccctgcctgccagggctgcccaggctgctccgtTGCAAGTGCGGGGAGCAG ATGAGCATGCTAGGaaggcttctccagcagcttggCTCCATGCAGATTTCCAGCCTCTTAAGCCTCCTGCAG gtgtgtctgcagggaaGACTTTTCAGGCTCCTTTCCGGGTTGCTGCacacaagcccagctcccatcGCAGGG tgatggaaggagaggctgtgctgaaggctgAGTTTCCCGGAGGAAGCAGTGGCTCATTGGCAGCCTCTGTTGCAGGAAGGGAGGCGATGCCCGGCACAGTCACTGGAG CTTGGGACCATGGCCTGCATCATTTGGAAAGACTTGCAAACCATGGTTTAAGTGTCTTGGAGCTTGGTGAAG CCAAACGTGATGATGAAGATCATCTGGCTTCCCAGCCCATATCCATTACTGAACCtctgggagatgctgagg gtgtgtctgcagggaggactTTCCCAGGTCCTCTGGTGGATGTTGCacacaagcccagctcccatcGCAGGG ATGCAGCCGGCACCTCAGCACATGCTGACAAGACCTGGAAAAGCATGAGAAGAGTTTTCTGCTGGGGAACACCTTGTTTGGTTAAGTTGATGGCCACTGTGCTTGGTGCAGCACTGTGCCTGATCATTTGCTCTGTTGGAATCTGGTAttgctggaagagaaaatg gtccTTCTGCCCATCTTCAGAAGACAAGCCTAACAACTCCGGCAAAGAGAACTTGACCCGTGTTCCCAGCTCTTCACTTCTGTCCCCATCTGCCCTGCCGCAGCTGCAGCACCCTCTTGAGCCCTTCCCCAAACTCACCCCTCCACAACGAGACCCTctgcccctgagccccctggtCCTTTTCCCCAGCTATGACTAA
- the LOC128794129 gene encoding uncharacterized protein LOC128794129 isoform X1, whose amino-acid sequence MALALRLFLLLLLAVALPARAAQAAPLQVRGADEHARKASPAAWLHADFQPLKPPAGVSAGKTFQAPFRVAAHKPSSHRRVMEGEAVLKAEFPGGSSGSLAASVAGREAMPGTVTGAWDHGLHHLERLANHGLSVLELGEAKRDDEDHLASQPISITEPLGDAEGVSAGRTFPGPLVDVAHKPSSHRRGPLRRKNKPTGDSRSLEASKHLEQILSYVERRRGGCISLSLPLGLSSRGRSLHIWTHRARHSGKGSMAAWLPRCCFHGLQGCFPAWPGCSFSPASAGRHLAAADREPKLHHGPEIPCNFPVSGLMQRGSCLQEGGPWSCSKTLAIFLVFFHPLTSIAWSRRAQHRGIMACRLRGLGTGQSCAKGRQGACRPQLWGKQTKDLLSICTVLPAQQWSTARVHAPHCSHRCSRHLSTC is encoded by the exons ATGGCCCTTGCTCTAcgcctcttcctcctgctcctcctggccgtggccctgcctgccagggctgcccaggctgctccgtTGCAAGTGCGGGGAGCAG ATGAGCATGCTAGGaaggcttctccagcagcttggCTCCATGCAGATTTCCAGCCTCTTAAGCCTCCTGCAG gtgtgtctgcagggaaGACTTTTCAGGCTCCTTTCCGGGTTGCTGCacacaagcccagctcccatcGCAGGG tgatggaaggagaggctgtgctgaaggctgAGTTTCCCGGAGGAAGCAGTGGCTCATTGGCAGCCTCTGTTGCAGGAAGGGAGGCGATGCCCGGCACAGTCACTGGAG CTTGGGACCATGGCCTGCATCATTTGGAAAGACTTGCAAACCATGGTTTAAGTGTCTTGGAGCTTGGTGAAG CCAAACGTGATGATGAAGATCATCTGGCTTCCCAGCCCATATCCATTACTGAACCtctgggagatgctgagg gtgtgtctgcagggaggactTTCCCAGGTCCTCTGGTGGATGTTGCacacaagcccagctcccatcGCAGGG GTCCCCTGAGAAGGAAGAACAAACCTACAGGAGACAGTAGGTCCCTGGAGGCATCCAAACATCTGGAACAAATCCTGAGTTATGTGGAGAGACgccgtggtgggtgcatttccctcagccttcccctgggactcagcagccgggggcgttccctgcacatctggacacacCGTGCCCGGCACAgcgggaagggatccatggcagcctggctgccccgctgctgctttcatggcctgcagggctgtttcccagcctggcctggctgcagcttctccccagcctctgcaggaaggcatttggcagcAGCCGacagggagcccaaactgcaccatGGGCCTGAGATCCCCTGCAATTTCCCAGTCTCTGGGTTGATGCAGAGAGGCAGCTGTTTGCAGGAGGGagggccctggagctgctccaaaaCCCTGGccattttccttgtctttttccACCCTTTGACAAGTATTGCTTGGAGCAgaagagcacagcacagaggaattATGGCATGCAGGCTCAGGGGTTTGGGTACTGGGCAGTCTTGTGCCAAGGGGCGGCAAGGTGcctgcaggccccagctctgggggaaacagaCCAAGGACCTCCTGTCCATCTGCAccgtgctgccagctcagcagtggaGCACAGCACGGGTTCACGCTCCCCATTGCTCCCACAGATGCAGCCGGCACCTCAGCACATGCTGA
- the LOC128794129 gene encoding uncharacterized protein LOC128794129 isoform X3: MALALRLFLLLLLAVALPARAAQAAPLQVRGADEHARKASPAAWLHADFQPLKPPAGVSAGKTFQAPFRVAAHKPSSHRRVMEGEAVLKAEFPGGSSGSLAASVAGREAMPGTVTGAWDHGLHHLERLANHGLSVLELGEAKRDDEDHLASQPISITEPLGDAEGVSAGRTFPGPLVDVAHKPSSHRRGPLRRKNKPTGDSRSLEASKHLEQILSYVERRRDAAGTSAHADKTWKSMRRVFCWGTPCLVKLMATVLGAALCLIICSVGIWYCWKRKWSFCPSSEDKPNNSGKENLTRVPSSSLLSPSALPQLQHPLEPFPKLTPPQRDPLPLSPLVLFPSYD; encoded by the exons ATGGCCCTTGCTCTAcgcctcttcctcctgctcctcctggccgtggccctgcctgccagggctgcccaggctgctccgtTGCAAGTGCGGGGAGCAG ATGAGCATGCTAGGaaggcttctccagcagcttggCTCCATGCAGATTTCCAGCCTCTTAAGCCTCCTGCAG gtgtgtctgcagggaaGACTTTTCAGGCTCCTTTCCGGGTTGCTGCacacaagcccagctcccatcGCAGGG tgatggaaggagaggctgtgctgaaggctgAGTTTCCCGGAGGAAGCAGTGGCTCATTGGCAGCCTCTGTTGCAGGAAGGGAGGCGATGCCCGGCACAGTCACTGGAG CTTGGGACCATGGCCTGCATCATTTGGAAAGACTTGCAAACCATGGTTTAAGTGTCTTGGAGCTTGGTGAAG CCAAACGTGATGATGAAGATCATCTGGCTTCCCAGCCCATATCCATTACTGAACCtctgggagatgctgagg gtgtgtctgcagggaggactTTCCCAGGTCCTCTGGTGGATGTTGCacacaagcccagctcccatcGCAGGG GTCCCCTGAGAAGGAAGAACAAACCTACAGGAGACAGTAGGTCCCTGGAGGCATCCAAACATCTGGAACAAATCCTGAGTTATGTGGAGAGACgccgtg ATGCAGCCGGCACCTCAGCACATGCTGACAAGACCTGGAAAAGCATGAGAAGAGTTTTCTGCTGGGGAACACCTTGTTTGGTTAAGTTGATGGCCACTGTGCTTGGTGCAGCACTGTGCCTGATCATTTGCTCTGTTGGAATCTGGTAttgctggaagagaaaatg gtccTTCTGCCCATCTTCAGAAGACAAGCCTAACAACTCCGGCAAAGAGAACTTGACCCGTGTTCCCAGCTCTTCACTTCTGTCCCCATCTGCCCTGCCGCAGCTGCAGCACCCTCTTGAGCCCTTCCCCAAACTCACCCCTCCACAACGAGACCCTctgcccctgagccccctggtCCTTTTCCCCAGCTATGACTAA
- the LOC128794129 gene encoding uncharacterized protein LOC128794129 isoform X2: protein MALALRLFLLLLLAVALPARAAQAAPLQVRGADEHARKASPAAWLHADFQPLKPPAGVSAGKTFQAPFRVAAHKPSSHRRVMEGEAVLKAEFPGGSSGSLAASVAGREAMPGTVTGAWDHGLHHLERLANHGLSVLELGEGVSAGRTFPGPLVDVAHKPSSHRRGPLRRKNKPTGDSRSLEASKHLEQILSYVERRRGGCISLSLPLGLSSRGRSLHIWTHRARHSGKGSMAAWLPRCCFHGLQGCFPAWPGCSFSPASAGRHLAAADREPKLHHGPEIPCNFPVSGLMQRGSCLQEGGPWSCSKTLAIFLVFFHPLTSIAWSRRAQHRGIMACRLRGLGTGQSCAKGRQGACRPQLWGKQTKDLLSICTVLPAQQWSTARVHAPHCSHRCSRHLSTC, encoded by the exons ATGGCCCTTGCTCTAcgcctcttcctcctgctcctcctggccgtggccctgcctgccagggctgcccaggctgctccgtTGCAAGTGCGGGGAGCAG ATGAGCATGCTAGGaaggcttctccagcagcttggCTCCATGCAGATTTCCAGCCTCTTAAGCCTCCTGCAG gtgtgtctgcagggaaGACTTTTCAGGCTCCTTTCCGGGTTGCTGCacacaagcccagctcccatcGCAGGG tgatggaaggagaggctgtgctgaaggctgAGTTTCCCGGAGGAAGCAGTGGCTCATTGGCAGCCTCTGTTGCAGGAAGGGAGGCGATGCCCGGCACAGTCACTGGAG CTTGGGACCATGGCCTGCATCATTTGGAAAGACTTGCAAACCATGGTTTAAGTGTCTTGGAGCTTGGTGAAG gtgtgtctgcagggaggactTTCCCAGGTCCTCTGGTGGATGTTGCacacaagcccagctcccatcGCAGGG GTCCCCTGAGAAGGAAGAACAAACCTACAGGAGACAGTAGGTCCCTGGAGGCATCCAAACATCTGGAACAAATCCTGAGTTATGTGGAGAGACgccgtggtgggtgcatttccctcagccttcccctgggactcagcagccgggggcgttccctgcacatctggacacacCGTGCCCGGCACAgcgggaagggatccatggcagcctggctgccccgctgctgctttcatggcctgcagggctgtttcccagcctggcctggctgcagcttctccccagcctctgcaggaaggcatttggcagcAGCCGacagggagcccaaactgcaccatGGGCCTGAGATCCCCTGCAATTTCCCAGTCTCTGGGTTGATGCAGAGAGGCAGCTGTTTGCAGGAGGGagggccctggagctgctccaaaaCCCTGGccattttccttgtctttttccACCCTTTGACAAGTATTGCTTGGAGCAgaagagcacagcacagaggaattATGGCATGCAGGCTCAGGGGTTTGGGTACTGGGCAGTCTTGTGCCAAGGGGCGGCAAGGTGcctgcaggccccagctctgggggaaacagaCCAAGGACCTCCTGTCCATCTGCAccgtgctgccagctcagcagtggaGCACAGCACGGGTTCACGCTCCCCATTGCTCCCACAGATGCAGCCGGCACCTCAGCACATGCTGA